In Primulina eburnea isolate SZY01 chromosome 3, ASM2296580v1, whole genome shotgun sequence, one DNA window encodes the following:
- the LOC140826647 gene encoding plasmodesmata-located protein 8 isoform X1, whose amino-acid sequence MLDQTLQKYSIKTRIKPLNLFSITISFFFIIFLTNNIRFTKSYALIYSGCSQEKYQANSPYQTNLNSMLSSITGSSYTTLYNSFTLGTDPSIASPEGSVYGLYQCRGDLNLKGCSTCIASSINQIVLLCPYTYGATLQLDGCFVRYEHVDFLGKPDTNFVHKKCSKRLLNDDEFLRRRDDILDDLRGAVGFRVSSVGSVEGYAQCLGDLTGEDCSSCLGNAVGKVRSLCGSAAAADVFLAQCYVRYWESGYYDTSSDSSNEDDVGKTVAIIVGVSAGVAVFIVLLSFCKKAFGKQLNSSLLIV is encoded by the exons ATGCTTGATCAAACCCTTCAAAAATACTCCATTAAAACGCGAAttaaacctctgaatctcttcTCCATAACCATATCGttcttcttcatcatcttccTCACAAATAACATCCGTTTCACCAAATCCTACGCCTTGATCTATTCGGGCTGCTCCCAAGAAAAGTATCAGGCGAACTCACCATACCAAACAAACCTCAACTCCATGCTCTCCTCCATAACCGGCTCCTCATACACCACCCTCTACAACTCTTTCACTCTCGGCACGGACCCCTCGATCGCCTCGCCGGAGGGTTCTGTTTATGGTCTGTACCAATGTAGAGGTGACTTGAACTTGAAGGGCTGCTCTACATGCATAGCTAGTTCAATCAACCAGATAGTCTTACTCTGTCCGTATACGTATGGAGCAACACTACAGCTTGACGGATGCTTCGTTCGATACGAGCACGTCGATTTCTTGGGAAAACCCGACACGAACTTTGTGCACAAAAAGTGTAGTAAGAGGTTACTTAACGATGATGAGTTTTTACGTAGGAGGGACGATATTCTTGATGATCTGAGGGGAGCAGTAGGGTTTAGGGTGAGTTCTGTGGGGTCTGTGGAAGGTTACGCGCAGTGTTTGGGAGATTTGACCGGCGAAGATTGTAGTTCTTGCTTAGGGAATGCAGTGGGGAAAGTGAGGAGCTTATGTGggtcggcggcggcggcggacGTGTTCTTGGCTCAGTGTTATGTCCGATATTGGGAGTCTGGTTATTATGATACTTCTTCAG ATTCTTCCAACGAGGATGATGTGGGAAAAACAGTGGCGATAATTGTAGGAGTATCGGCTGGTGTTGCAGTTTTCATCGTTCTTTTGTCATTTTGCAAAAAAGCCTTTGGTAAACAACTAAATTCCTCCCTTCTAATTGTATAA
- the LOC140826647 gene encoding plasmodesmata-located protein 8 isoform X2: MLDQTLQKYSIKTRIKPLNLFSITISFFFIIFLTNNIRFTKSYALIYSGCSQEKYQANSPYQTNLNSMLSSITGSSYTTLYNSFTLGTDPSIASPEGSVYGLYQCRGDLNLKGCSTCIASSINQIVLLCPYTYGATLQLDGCFVRYEHVDFLGKPDTNFVHKKCSKRLLNDDEFLRRRDDILDDLRGAVGFRVSSVGSVEGYAQCLGDLTGEDCSSCLGNAVGKVRSLCGSAAAADVFLAQCYVRYWESGYYDTSSDSSNEDDVGKTVAIIVGVSAGVAVFIVLLSFCKKAFG, from the exons ATGCTTGATCAAACCCTTCAAAAATACTCCATTAAAACGCGAAttaaacctctgaatctcttcTCCATAACCATATCGttcttcttcatcatcttccTCACAAATAACATCCGTTTCACCAAATCCTACGCCTTGATCTATTCGGGCTGCTCCCAAGAAAAGTATCAGGCGAACTCACCATACCAAACAAACCTCAACTCCATGCTCTCCTCCATAACCGGCTCCTCATACACCACCCTCTACAACTCTTTCACTCTCGGCACGGACCCCTCGATCGCCTCGCCGGAGGGTTCTGTTTATGGTCTGTACCAATGTAGAGGTGACTTGAACTTGAAGGGCTGCTCTACATGCATAGCTAGTTCAATCAACCAGATAGTCTTACTCTGTCCGTATACGTATGGAGCAACACTACAGCTTGACGGATGCTTCGTTCGATACGAGCACGTCGATTTCTTGGGAAAACCCGACACGAACTTTGTGCACAAAAAGTGTAGTAAGAGGTTACTTAACGATGATGAGTTTTTACGTAGGAGGGACGATATTCTTGATGATCTGAGGGGAGCAGTAGGGTTTAGGGTGAGTTCTGTGGGGTCTGTGGAAGGTTACGCGCAGTGTTTGGGAGATTTGACCGGCGAAGATTGTAGTTCTTGCTTAGGGAATGCAGTGGGGAAAGTGAGGAGCTTATGTGggtcggcggcggcggcggacGTGTTCTTGGCTCAGTGTTATGTCCGATATTGGGAGTCTGGTTATTATGATACTTCTTCAG ATTCTTCCAACGAGGATGATGTGGGAAAAACAGTGGCGATAATTGTAGGAGTATCGGCTGGTGTTGCAGTTTTCATCGTTCTTTTGTCATTTTGCAAAAAAGCCTTTG GTTGA